The DNA segment taaataataaaagaaataaaaaaaataatgatttatcaAAATGTTTATTGTATATCCCAATAATAATCgggcatttattttatttttagttgagatggatttttattataaatttaacacaCATAATCAATTATGTACGTTATGTAAGTttataatcaattatcaattatcTTGTCTCAAGTGATGTGAACTCgatcaaattcaaaagttaacatgattacataattaattaattaattatactaataTGATAATTGATTATGTATAGAAGCAGTGTCTTAATTATCAAGACCAATTTTAGCAAGTGAGAATTTATTGTATTGTGCAGTCATCAACAATTGACTTTCACCCATCAAATATCTTGTCTTATATCACTTTCACCTCAAATTAACTGTAATCACTTTCAATTGTCATCATCCCCTTAAATCAAACGCGTACTTAATTTTTTCgggttattttcataaaaacacaatgatcttattttaaaagaaaataaggcTTAATTTagattgtttttatatatttataaaaaaataagaaggtaaaacaatttttctattataaattaaaattgatttatgtgTTTTAATACTTTcagaatttttcttatttaatttctgAAAATTTTAAACTACATGAGTcagtttaaatttataaaagaatttaattaatttcacttttattataaatattttttgaaaattatcctgACCTCGATTTTTCGGTAAACAAACTGGACGTTAGATTTATTATAAGTCCataaattccaaacaaaaagtaatttgaaattattcattttatattaaaaataaaataaaataattatggtaacattttataattatagttaAACTAAATCCCAGGTATGCAGCATCAGTAATCTTTTGTATTTCAAGTGATTGGATGCGGGAAAAGTAAACCGATAGGActgaaaaaatgtttatttctgatttttatttaattttatattttttatatcacataattcgtcttgtttattaatttcttcataTTGTTTTCTCTTTCTACATTTAAAGATGCATATAtcccaaggatatcaaagactCTTTATCCAAAAATTTGCCTCTGAAAGTGCAATATTGCGAAGGAGAaatgttttgaaatattaattttatttttaaaaaaatgatgcgGTTTTAGTTCTTACATATACTAAAAGTGACGCACTTATAATCCTTTATTATAGACCAAAAAACACATGTTTCGGGAAAAATATAGAGAAtaaattgtattataattttatatgaattattaatatttataaagacaAAATGGCTatgaactaattaaataaagcaACTTATTGTGTCCTCCTATTTTCTTGAATCAAATAAAGACaccttattataaaaattaacattaattgGCGAAACAAAAGTGCCGAATAATATTAAGCATACcaaagaaaaaagtgaatatAAGTTTATTGCTTTTGGTcgttgaaaaaatgaaaagagaggtAATTATGTTTCTAAGATTTTTACTTTTGGTagttgaaagaaatgaaaggagggataattaattatgttatgtacataaaaattttgagaaaacatCAGTTGAATTTTGGAGTTGGTACGAGCTATGATGACTGATGAGACCCACgaccccccaaaaaaaatacatttatacaaaatataatcCTTTTTTTAGGAGAACACAATATAATCCTACTACTATTAAAAAACGATTTTTTAGCtgttatttcatattttgaTAAGAATGAATGATTTCCTCATTATTAATTAACGACGTAATACTTTCATACATCGCTCTTCAACTTGTTGCCATAAACTACTATTAAAACTGTAATCAACTTAAATGTTATACATCATATCTAAACTTTTACagttaataataacattttaacATGTTAGGGAGAGGCAGAAGAAaggtatataattaaattacattagTCTTAacgattatcaattaaaaaatcaatcattcGTCTTTCATTCAAGAATAAGAacaaatctttaaaataatgagaaaaaaaaataatcaagaaagCACATATATGATAACAAAATAGCTTTAAATGGCCGTTTGTTAATCAGAATATGATAAAGATTAACATCGTTATGGAAGTAGGAAAATATGTAAACATGATAAACTCTTATTTTATCTTGTATTTGGTGTATAGTATAATTAGGTCAGCCCCAAGAATAAAGTTGTTAAGGTTTAGGTTATAGGTtgagtaacaaaaaaaaaatcctgtaaaaaataaataaataatataatttaaaaaattattaattttataataaataagttacaTATGTTAGCAAAATTAAGGACTCAACATATAACTCTTActagaagtaaaaaaaagtttcttaGAAATCAATTTAGATCTTACCCGTCATCCCTCTACATAAtttaatacataattatataaattatatgcaGATAAAATTACTCATAAAAAGGTGTTAGTGATGAGAATGATGATATTGACAataaacacaataataataagaatgataatgataacaataacaataatcatGATAGTTTCAACGATAATGTAGGTGATAGAAAAGATTacaatattaatgataataataataataataataaaaatataaattatagtaaataattattgttgtaatgataataattatgaCAAAAGTGATAATGGTGAAAGTAATGGATATCATAATTATAGCAAAGGTGATGCTTACAAAATgttcatgatatatatatatatatatatatatatatatatatatatatatataatggtgAGAAATTAAGGTTTTGACAGTGGCAGACTTAGAAATCTATTAATTTTagattctttgtaattttttaaatgtttaacttgtaataaataataaattttaaaaaatatttattatttttgttaaaaaaattgaaactaatttttattttaaatgataataatcaTAATTGTTGTATAATAACAATACaactatttttgtatattttacactaattatcaccttaatcattataataataataataaatacaaataattatatataattttgcattaattaaccttaatcattattataataataacatacaaatttagttttacatcattttatcctaaccaatttaataatatatatgaaaagttTTAAAGGAGAGGAATAACATCCATGTTTGTCCCTCTAGATCTGTCATTGGATAACagtactttctttttttattataagtattgaatatattttatattttcaaaataataaatatttgtacgtcttattaatattttcatgataagaaatagaaagaattgttggaggatgaattagaaaaatatagcATTATTCTTTAGGTTTTTTAATACCCATAtaaatgttttgtttggataCAAAGCATGGATGACAAGAAATAATATAGTTGTTGCCTTTCAATCTCAAAAGTGGTCCTAATCCTACAAATGGTACAAATGCAAATAGTAAAATGGAATCTGCCTTCACCCTTGGGGCTTGGTTGGGTTTGAACAAAAGTGAAGCACTGTGACACAGTACACTATTGTGACAGCCAGCAACATTAAGCTCACCCGTGGGAGCATGATTTCAATGAATATTCTCCACAATTTTTGGCTTTTAACATTGGCTTTTTTCTCATCAACTTGGATCAAGTTATTATCAAAGGACACGAAAATAAAAGCCACCACTAACTAACAACATTTGAGATAAGTTATTAACCGAACATATACGAAAAAGCTTTTAAGGGACTGTGAACACATGATTGTGGTTTGTGAAAATAATAGCCATTGTGCTTGCTAAacatattatttatgatttgagTAGGGACGTCTAACAATCACATAAAATTAAAGCTCATTATTAATTAACGTGCCACATTCTTTGTTAAAATGTTTAGAGAATTTTTTTCCatctaatttttcaaaataccGTTAATGTTTTGTATGAATTTTCTCATTTCCTTGTTCACTTGATTATAAAGtcattaatcatttaattttcttgcaaaactatttttatgattttgaaaactttctatttaatgtaataactcTAATGGTTATTATAATTGTTTACATGACTTACATGATTGATGCTTGATAATGATGATTAGACATTCACTTTTAGTTTATCTATTCAGAAAATAGCTCtaaaataaatctaaaccaTTAATATCATAAAAGTTACCACAGATATTTATTATGCTCTTTTCATCACTAAATAAAGTACTAATAAAGATGGGATTTTTAGgcaagtgaaaagaaaaacaaatttaccagcttattattttttttaagaagcaaattTACCAGCTAGTCACTATCAAAGTGAGAAGatatataaatagttattttcagTTATCTATGCgttaagtatatttttaatataaatttcaaattaaataaatagttgagattaatagaaatacaaaaatttaaagattaaaacataTTATTCACTTAATACGGTGAATATATACGTAGATACACTTAACTTTTATACGTCTAATACaaataataactattatattataataaaattaagaagtCACCAAAAGTAATAATAAGATTACGAGGAAAAAAGATAATGGAgccaaaaacacattttttttaaaaaaataaattttttgaaaaactttactTTCAGCATCCCTCGGTTTCATGGAGCCTTAGACGGACGGACCTTTGAAAGGCCTTCCGGCAACATCACCCATTAAATTCTAAGGCccaaacttttcaatttttgaataacttgttcatgtaatttttttcataagttgtatcaattgcaatttttccggtatcataaattttaagggTTACTTTTGTTTATCCATCTTTTTccctctttattttaaattttaaccacGTACAAGTTTTGGTATTTCATCTATCTTGAGGAAGGAGAGGGATGGatttttgtataataataataataataataataaacactattcatcttttcattttcctttagaAAGAACGATTATTTTCTTACTGactattaaaatacaaattcatccatttggtcatataattttatttatgttctcTACTTTTATGATGGCAAATtttgatttaagaaaaaaaaaaaggtgagacTATGAGTTTCAAAAAATGATGGTTAAGTAGCTAAAGGATTGTTTTGTGATAGGTTGCCCAACTTACTCTTTAGTGgttattttaatgttataacTATATAATACTACAGAAGGTGACTAAGACTATTATGTTGGTCGCAAGACACATTGGCTTGTCATGTGTTAATTGGGGAATACATTAGACATTTACTGGACGTAAATCTCCAATTTAGTATTGTCTTTTTATTGATTCAAACTTTTAGGTATTTTAACGTAAAGATTTTGCTAAGAAGTTCAACCACTAGCCGTTCAAGTAACTAATAATGTTTATCAACTATCAATggatcttaaataatttttcagttttgatgagccttaggatagatgaaataaaataaaataaaaaggatagaGGAAATTAGTCCATAAAGTTTATTGCatcagcaaaaacaaaaaaattaaaaagaaaaaaaaaataatcgtcATAAAGTTTTGCTTTGTTGAGGGGCTACCACATCAATGTCTTCCCACCTAAAGGAAAAACATACTTTCCTAGTGCGGTATTGCCAAAGCAAGAGGAAGAGGCAGCTAGCTAAGAAAAAATACACAGAAGTAGAAGAATATACTCCACTTTCAcgcaaataattaattttaataaatatatttatttaacatacttagggtgtgtttggaaAAACGTTGAGTTGAACGTAACCCATGTTTTCCCCATTCACCAAAGTAGCTTCTTCTCCATTTGTAGCTTTGGATAGTGTTAATAGACATTTGTAAGACTACAAAACcacaaaccaaacacactttAGTGACTTCTAGAGATTATATGCCTAAAGTGAACTGGTTTTGATAGAGGTCCTTGAGAACCTAAATTAAAACACTCCCGTTGAATAATAGTCCTTGAACACTCTTATTCAATATAGTTCATTAATctagataaaatataaagagagaatgagaggagaaaaacatttttaaagctTAAATATAGATGTATTTAAAAACTTTAACAAGACACatatctaaaatcaattttattaaacaaaaattaaaatctccatgtatcttaaaaattaaaattcattttaattgtcataaaattagtttaagacAGTTAAAATATcatccaaataaattttattaccaCATTAACCcaattttgtaccattaatggaAACCTACCCTTAAAAGCTAGCTGTTAAGGGAGCAGAACCAAACACTTAAATACTCCACCTAGAATCCCATCTAGTATACTACTCGATGTGCAGAGTGATTAGTATTTAGTATACCACAAAGGCACCAATTAATAGAACTTTTTtactataaatatgaaaaactgATGATGATATTGAAACAAAAGTTTTAAGAGCAGGAAAAATTGGCGTTTGTtctaaaatgtataaaaaaattccaataaATCAAACGATCATATTCtgaacatatatcatttgcatgcACAAATTCACACACAAAATTTATGGGAGAAAGACTCATACCTTTCATATCGCGCGGTGGTAAGTTAAATGCACCTGAGAGAGGAACCCAATTTAGCTTTAATTTACTAACATTATGAGGAGGAAGTGAGTGATGTGTGTTTTATGTATGAATGAATAATTGAACGTAAGGACTGGGAATTCCAAATTGGGATGGTTTGTGTGACCACTGGAAAAGATAGAATGTTGTGAACGTAAAAGACTCCAAAGTACTGAtgagtttgaactttgaatattAGAGAACATGCAGGAAgaatcttgtttattttttcgtTGTTGGCAGATAATAATTTTCATGACTATTGCATGATTAGCACAAAAGACAGGCCGAATTCACTGAGTATGCGTGTCGATTTCTCACGTAAAATTCACAGCCTCAAATTCATACGTACACAactatccaaaaaaaattattgataaatattaataattaatttgttagtttttttaaaaaaaaaattcttcttttttaatcatccccccaaccttatatctccaccaataaaagaaaaacatattcaaCGTGTTTCTTCAATTCCGATTATTATcattgttaataattaatataagtgACAACTGTTCTAGTactctttaaattaaataattctggTATGTTCTTTTTCAATTTAGTGACTTGATATAATCGTTTGAAAACAATGCTAGCAAGAGTCCAACACGAACCAGCATGTATATCACTTCGCCTTCTTGGTTACTCCTTTTTCTAATAATTAGATCATCAATTCTCTTTCTATCCTTTTTCACTTATGTTTTTGCTAGAAATCATAATACAACTTGAAATGTCAATAATATATACACatgaaaaatgatttaatttcttcCTGGAGTTCTGTACACACCACCCCAAAACAAGACAATAAcgtcaaatagaaaaaataagaaagaaatttgTACGTCCAGCAAAACATTTACTATCACTAATTATATGAgaagttaattatgcttatttggAACAATATGAGAAGGTGATGCTGCCATTCTATCTCAATTCTCAAGTAGTTTCACCATCTCCAAGTAGAGAGAGTGAGAAAGGGGCAACGGCAACATTAAATGCTCTTGAGCCTACTCGATCAACATATATCATCTCAAAGTCACCTTCCTGCATCATAGGAGAATAGAGTTAAGCATCTAGAAACACTTGATAGTTGAAATCAATTGTGAATCAAAATGGAAACCAATGTATTCAAAAACTTTGAGAAGTATCAAGTGATGGAGGAAAGTCGTCATAGGAaatttttacaaagaaaatgCAATTGAGAGTGTTGCATAGTTAAAATGATGATAAGATTCAATATGTAGAAATGAGAGTAGTcatgaaataatgaaaaaagaatgCAACCAGTCATCTAATCATCTAACttcacaataaaaaaacaattttttttgtctaaccaAAGATATCTGGAACTTTTTATTTGACATTCAACTAATCATCTTTTATCTAGTTGGTCTATTTTGGAATAAAATAGTACcttcaattaaagaaaaaaagtattttccAAATAGGCAAGGtgattccataaaaaaataaggaataaaagAAAGTTTCTTACCATTCTACCATTTTGTGTGCTTAAAGGGCATGTAGAAGAGAATTCAAAACTACTCCTTGGAAAGATAGCTGGTTGTTCACCAACAACTCCAATTCCCCTGCACGCGAAAAATGAAGTACAGAAGTTATATTAAACTTGAATCCACATgagtataaaagaaaatgaaaaaacaattaaatcataaagAACATAGATTAAGCGAGAATGAGAGAATATCAGAATAGTTAACTAACcagatattttcaattttcccATTAGCATCAGATATAATCCAATGCCTTCTGAGAAGTTGAACAGGGCGGTTTGTATTATTGGTAATTCTGATTCTGTATTCATAGAAATATACCTCCTCTGAAGGCTGACTTCTGGCCTCTATATATGCACTCTTAACTTGGACACGGATTCCCTGAacaagttgaaaattaaaatgtataaatcCATTTTTTACTTTACAATTATGTTAATGTGATGTCTCACATGATATGTGAATTTCATCATCTCTTTCCTTTTGGAATTCATAGGAATAAATCTATTTAATAAAAGTAAGTAGTGCCCATACCAAGGTTGTCGCATCACTTGAGCATTTTAAGAGAGAATGTGGAGCAATTGCTTTGAGCTCATCACGATATCTGGCTGCGTCCTGCATATGAAGAAAAGGGGTAAACAGGTTGTCAAAAAATGGATAACTGGCcacatttttacaatttgagatATGTGCGTATTACAAACCCAGGCTTAAGAGAAACAAACCAGAGTAGCATACCAAATTAGTCTCTAAAAGTTCTGATTTATTGAGTtcttaaattacaaaattgtcatgaatttaaaaaataacagttATTTTAGACTTAGTTTCTAACATCAAACGAGTGAAACAACCATTGTgatccttcaaataaaaaaataaggactAAAGTAACATTGGTAtaattttaagaactaaattaatcttctaaaaaaacaattaaaaataacctGTGCCTATAATTTCAAGaagtaatttaatatatactgtaaaatgtattttacattactttattttaagattttttttatcaagatttAGATTTCTATACTTTCGGTCCTTGCATTTCTGAAAATAGGTGAAATTGGTCCATCACCCTTAACGCCTTAGCACTGCTTGCTGACACGGCTACCGGTTGATGTTGTCACATGGCATCAAGACTAATTCCATGgtatttcagaaataagaagaacatatttgtcaattaaaaaagaagttatacattcataatataaaaaaatttaaaataattcaaacagtaatttataattagataatactgtaaaattattttacttgtatACATATTAAACTCATCTTTAAGATACACCAACAAACATTAAATTTGACCAAATCTTGATGgaacaaaaacacattttatacaAAGTTGAAAATGTGTATTAGAACATTATTGGGAAGGGTGTATTAGAACATCATTGggtagaagaaacaaaagaccACCATAGTCCATTAAATGTAAAATGCATCATAGCATTGTCACCTTTCCCAACTATATCATTGTTGAGAAGAGACAGTAAGTTCAAtcaacacaaacacaaaatcACTTCCAACCATCATTAGCATTAAAACATTATCATGAGCAAACCAAGAAAACAATGGTCTTATGTAACCTACATGCCAAAAtattagtttaataaaaaaaattattgaaatgaaTATGAGTAACAAAATAGCCACCTGAAACCTCTCATCAGCAACGGCTTCCTTCAACAATCTCCGAAGACGCAGAACGGGAACCTCATCTTCGAAGCACTTGAGCGAGTCACGAATCCTCGCAGCCTCTTCGTAATACTACCGTTTCAAATTCCATAAAATAAGAAGCCTCTTTCCAAAACCCGAGGAACCACCAACGAACCTCATTAATcataaaatagaagaagaaaaaacatttccttctttaaaaaaaaaaacaattaaacacacaaaacaaaaacactaaCCTCGGACTTAGCCACTTTCTCCATCCGGTGCTTCAAGATAGCGTAATTATGGCTAAACGAACCTTCGTTCGAACCCATTCCTTCGTTCCCATTCCTCTCCAAACCGCACGAAACAATCACATTTCTCCCATACCTACGGTTCGGATAATTCACGCGCTGCTTCCTCGTACTCGCCTCGGAGTTCGTTAAAACTGGTAACCTCGTACCCACGCAAGCCTTCATGCTCATCAACGACTGCATcattttgcttttaattttttttttcttgttatttttttcaataaaacccACAGCTCCGAAATCAAATCAGATCGTGAGAATAGAATGGAATCAGAATGATCATTAGCTTTGGTACTTTTATTGATGTGTGCTAGCACGTTTTCCGcgggttttctttttcttctaatatTGGATTGGATTTAGCGCTGCCACCGTTATTTACGGTTGATCATAGATGAATCAGGTGGTactataaatgaataaatatctaaagAATGAGATGCCAAAATCAGCCCTTGTTTTGCGGATTTTCGATTTGGGACGAGGAAAACAGAGAGCCATTGAGGGTATTATGGGCATTTGTCGGACAAATGTTGTAAAATAGTCGCTAAATTATTATGTTAGATTTAGTGCCTCCTCAATCTACGCCGTCACCGATAAAGCGGTTTGGTGATAATCGCATGATATTTTTTGTcgatgaaagagaaaaatatctaCAGTTCTAGCTTTGTCAAAAATCAGAATTTATGccatttttaaagtttattaaatcattttagGATTAAATATTGTTGGATCGAATAGTTGTTCCAGCTGTATTGGGTTatgattttaaaagactttcttatttaataaaaaagtcttataatatttaataaaacatttaaattatataaataagtcttataatatttaattaatatttttaagattttttttaagaagtcaATAAAATTTAGtggtattttattaaaaaaaattataaattaaaaaagtttttagatatttaaaaatataaagattattttttttatgatgaattCTGATAGATTTCATTTGACTTTTTACTAGAAAATACATCAAGTAATCTCACCCAAAACTATAGGATTTTTCtggacttttttttcttattggcTATGAGACTTTGCTATTTTTTCCTTACACATAACTTTTTCTCTCCATATTAAAGACAATATAGAATTCCTCGTCATATTTTTGCAAAGAACGTGGTTCCGAACAATTTTCAGTAAAGGAATTCACagcaaagtatttttttagctttccttgtatatatagtttttcaacTGCACAACTTATAGCAATTGAAATTAACGTAGCAAGGCTTTATAGTTTACATTGGAAGGACTCATGCTTGTCATGATTGGCTGTCTGATGAGTATTAGGATTGCAATTTGTGGTGTTGTTGGGCTTTGTTGTTTCGATAACCATAGTTGTTGAGGGTGGTGTGATTATGCAGCTTCCATGGAtttgtgttgtgttttttttcagcTTTGTATTTACTGGGATGGACTTTGTTTTCGGTTACCCCTTGTAATGCTTTTAGTGGGATCGTAACACAAACATTCAATCTACGTAGCAATTACCTATAAAAAAACTATAGCAATTAAAGTTAACTTAATTGAGATTGAACAACCATCAAATTGAAATCATtacagtaattaaaaaaaaataaacagaaaatcaGTGTATACTTCTAACTTTATTGTTAAAATCCAAAAAcgaaaaatgagaaaatgttAATGCACGaatgattaatataaaaagacataaagttataattaatttaactatta comes from the Glycine soja cultivar W05 chromosome 6, ASM419377v2, whole genome shotgun sequence genome and includes:
- the LOC114416441 gene encoding uncharacterized protein LOC114416441 — translated: MMQSLMSMKACVGTRLPVLTNSEASTRKQRVNYPNRRYGRNVIVSCGLERNGNEGMGSNEGSFSHNYAILKHRMEKVAKSEYYEEAARIRDSLKCFEDEVPVLRLRRLLKEAVADERFQDAARYRDELKAIAPHSLLKCSSDATTLGIRVQVKSAYIEARSQPSEEVYFYEYRIRITNNTNRPVQLLRRHWIISDANGKIENIWGIGVVGEQPAIFPRSSFEFSSTCPLSTQNGRMEGDFEMIYVDRVGSRAFNVAVAPFSLSLLGDGETT